From the genome of Spinacia oleracea cultivar Varoflay chromosome 2, BTI_SOV_V1, whole genome shotgun sequence, one region includes:
- the LOC110788642 gene encoding kinesin-like protein KIN-7F, with amino-acid sequence MVQGGDQDLQQCNAQGSDARHEKIFVSVRLRPLNDKEIQSNDFADWESINTTTILFKNGLGERSVYPNAYNYDRVFGHDDSTRKVYEESAKEIALSVLNGINSSVFAYGQTSSGKTFTMNGIIHYAVADIYDYIEQQKEREFVLKFSAIEIYNELVRDLLSIDTNPLRLLDDPERGTVVEKLTEETLQDKSHLLELIAVCEAQRQTGETSLNEASSRSHQILRLTIESSARSFGGGNSSILAANVNFVDLAGSERTSQTLATGARLKEGSHINRSLLTLGKVIRTLSKGKNAHIPYRDSKLTRILQNSLGGNARTAIICTMSPAHSHLEQSRNTLLFASCAKEVTTNAQVNVVMSDKALVKQLRKELAKLESDLKNIPLVTSKSDVASVLREKEVQIEKMHNEIKELSRQRDLAQTKVEELLQSTKKKQVSETWDDGSEHQRSESRDKLSWFDDSSEISDGSDYRRLDADLATSDSFHYIDQHGNFEVSTTQQSHLLDFIPNESLQQPLGDTTTDFTPDGLSLRWEKMGNNISLGFDEDNCKEVPCIEVQDRIISSNKTESSDPVKISPDNNGIQEVETDKEYPISADKVESEEKQEENKRSTVEENKYTQSKEEKETDQCDGEYNAAVTGNEKDMVETQHCDSEHDPLVQRIKELQRTIDMLVNRNPLENFSPCSIDSEHSSNIGSSFSRSRSCKAILTSNSTSFIPFEKVVLHSRDLSFGGFEEDMSSDRPKGFFRGSDHVATTSGKPSRFGLPMPSIRNAIMNEMEQDVKNSDFSDTSTIYSSIVETNGDAEHEYGKHVGYEMDGDKVEEEGEAKDKESSESARDVSSYLIGARDCMSEGTMSSVQTPCNWFEEFESQRVKIIELWHACHIPLVHRTYFYLLFKGDTSDKIYMEVELRRLSFIKNRFDQGQKIVMDGEVFTPSSSIRALNLEREMLMRQMYKKIPIQERESIFDKWGITMNSKQRRQQLARRLWKDTKDMQHIRESATLVAKLVGFVDEAQVPKEMFVGPSIATKIINRRSYSWKSGKSVVS; translated from the exons ATGGTGCAAGGTGGGGATCAGGACCTGCAGCAATGTAATGCACAAGGGTCTGATGCTCGCCATGAAAAGATATTTGTATCAGTTAGATTAAGGCCTCTGAATGATAAGGAAATCCAAAGCAATGACTTTGCTGATTGGGAAAGTATTAACACCACCACCATTTTATTCAAGAATGGCCTTGGTGAACGGTCTGTGTATCCCAATGCCTATAATTATG ACAGAGTATTTGGTCATGATGATTCTACAAGGAAAGTTTATGAGGAATCTGCAAAAGAAATTGCTCTTTCTGTTCTCAATGGCATTAACT CCAGCGTCTTTGCTTACGGGCAAACAAGCAGTGGGAAGACCTTCACAATGAACGGAATTATACACTATGCTGTAGCTGATATATATGATTACATAGAGCAG CAAAAGGAGCGGGAATTTGTGTTGAAGTTCTCAGCCATTGAAATCTATAATGAACTTGTTAGGGACCTTCTAAGCATAGACACTAACCCTCTCCGACTTCTGGATGATCCCGAG AGAGGCACAGTTGTTGAAAAGCTAACCGAGGAGACTCTGCAAGATAAGAGCCATCTTCTAGAGCTCATTGCCGTATGTGAAG CTCAAAGACAGACGGGAGAGACTAGTCTGAACGAAGCGAGTTCTAGATCTCATCAAATCCTCAGGCTG ACGATTGAAAGCTCTGCTAGAAGTTTTGGTGGTGGTAATTCAAGCATACTTGCAGCAAATGTG AACTTTGTGGACCTTGCAGGAAGCGAGCGTACATCTCAGACGTTAGCAACTGGTGCAAGATTGAAAGAAGGTTCTCACATAAATCGCAGTCTGCTAACTCTCGGAAAAGTTATTCGCACATTGAG CAAGGGAAAGAATGCGCACATTCCTTATCGAGACTCGAAATTAACACGTATACTGCAAAACTCTTTAGGAGGAAATGCAAGGACCGCCATAATATGTACCATGAGCCCTGCTCACAGTCATCTAGAACAATCAAGAAACACCCTCTTATTTGCAAGTTGTGCCAAAGAAGTTACTACCAATGCACAGGTTAATGTGGTTATGTCTGACAAAGCTTTGGTGAAGCAACTAAGGAAAGAGTTGGCCAAATTAGAGAGCGATTTGAAGAATATTCCCTTGGTTACTTCCAAGAGCGATGTTGCATCTGTTCTCAGAGAAAAAGAAGTTCAGATTGAAAAG ATGCACAACGAAATCAAAGAACTAAGTAGACAACGCGACCTTGCTCAAACAAAGGTGGAAGAGCTGCTACAGTCGACCAAGAAAAAACAGGTTTCAGAAACATGGGATGATGGATCCGAACATCAAAGAAGTGAATCGCGGGATAAATTATCATGGTTTGATGATTCATCAGAAATATCTGACGGATCAGATTACCGCCGCCTTGATGCTGACTTGGCAACATCTGACTCCTTTCACTATATTGATCAACATGGCAATTTTGAAGTTAGCACTACTCAACAGTCTCATCTTCTTGACTTCATTCCAAATGAGTCCTTACAGCAACCACTTGGAGATACAACAACAGATTTCACTCCTGATGGCCTGTCACTAAGATGGGAAAAAATGGGCAACAACATCTCACTAGGATTCGATGAAGATAACTGCAAGGAGGTTCCTTGTATTGAAGTTCAAGACAGAATCATTAGCAGCAACAAGACAGAATCATCAGATCCTGTAAAGATTTCTCCTGACAATAATGGAATTCAGGAAGTGGAAACTGACAAAGAGTATCCTATTTCAGCTGATAAAGTGGAGAGTGAAGAGAAACAAGAGGAAAATAAACGATCCACTGTCGAAGAAAACAAGTATACTCAAAGTAAGGAAGAAAAAGAGACAGACCAGTGTGATGGTGAGTATAATGCAGCAGTGACTGGAAATGAGAAAGATATGGTGGAGACACAACATTGTGATTCTGAACACGATCCATTGGTACAAAGGATCAAAGAACTGCAAAGGACTATTGACATGCTTGTTAACCGTAACCCCTTGGAAAATTTCTCTCCTTGTTCCATCGACTCAGAGCATTCAAGCAACATAGGGTCAAGCTTCAGCAGGAGTAGAAGCTGCAAGGCAATTCTAACATCAAACTCCACCTCGTTTATCCCTTTTGAAAAGGTAGTGCTCCATTCTCGGGATTTATCATTTGGTGGATTTGAGGAAGATATGAGCTCAGATAGACCAAAGGGATTCTTTCGGGGGTCAGATCATGTTGCGACCACCAGTGGAAAGCCATCAAGATTTGGCCTTCCTATGCCTTCTATTAGGAATGCAATTATGAATGAAATGGAACAGGATGTTAAAAATTCAGATTTCAGTGATACTTCCACCATTTACAGTTCCATTGTAGAAACAAATGGAGATGCCGAACATGAGTATGGCAAGCATGTGGGATATGAGATG GATGGTGACAAAGTCGAGGAGGAGGGTGAAGCAAAGGACAAGGAATCTAGTGAAAGTGCAAGAGATGTTAGTTCATATTTGATAGGGGCTAGAGATTGCATGTCAGAGGGAACGATGAGCAGTGTGCAAACTCCATGTAATTGGTTCGAAGAATTTGAGAGTCAGCGGGTGAAGATAATCGAACTTTGGCATGCTTGTCATATACCATTAGTCCACAGAACCTATTTTTACTTATTGTTCAAGGGAGATACATCTGACAAGATCTACATGGAGGTAGAGCTCCGAAGGTTGTCTTTCATCAAAAACAGGTTTGATCAAGGCCAGAAGATTGTTATGGATGGTGAAGTTTTCACACCATCTTCAAG CATAAGGGCATTGAACCTAGAAAGGGAGATGTTAATGAGGCAAATGTACAAGAAGATCCCAATACAAGAAAGAGAGTCAATCTTCGACAAGTGGGGGATCACGATGAACAGCAAACAGAGGAGACAGCAACTGGCTCGCCGCCTTTGGAAAGACACAAAGGATATGCAACATATCAGAGAAAGTGCAACCCTTGTTGCTAAGCTTGTTGGTTTTGTAGACGAAGCTCAAGTGCCAAAGGAGATGTTTGTTGGTCCAAGTATTGCTACTAAAATCATCAATCGAAGGTCCTATAGCTGGAAATCTGGCAAGTCAGTTGTATCCTAA
- the LOC110788641 gene encoding protein ACCUMULATION AND REPLICATION OF CHLOROPLASTS 6, chloroplastic isoform X1: protein MEALTHLGYNLCYPTLRPPHISSSKKDFLHRSTTTSAATNSSASTSFPGSKWADRLLSDFQFLPISTSDSSTSSSTFTSIPPSLSPPDRHISIPLNFYQVLGAEAHFLGDGIRRAYEGRVSKPPQYGFTQDALIARRQILQAACDTLSNPNARRDYNLGLSDAFEETTLFDVPFDKVPGALCVLQEAGEPELVLRIGDALLKERLPKPFKHDIVLAMALAFIDFSRDAMSLSPPDYVFGCEALERALRLLQEEGSSSLARDLQAEIDETLEELKPRYVLELLALPLSDEFRKKRDEGLHGVRNILWSVGGGGAAAIAGGFTREDFMNEAFLHMTAAEQVDLFTATPKNIPAESSEAYGVALAIVAQAFISKKPHLIQDADGLFRQLQQTKLVPIGDSISLYPAQENREKDFALERGLCSVLVGDLDQCRNWLGLDNENSPLRDPSVVEFVLENSRDDEDNDMLPGLCKLLETWLMEVVFTRFRETQSVQFRLGDYYDDPIVLRYLERLEGGSGSSLAAAAAIVRIGAGASAVIDNVTTSVIQALQKVFPPSYGEEHITRQEDVAVNGFGNEDIVAGLEFDNTSNYAELASKNIAEEIYEQEQITEKIKDVGVKVLCAGVVIGLTTLAGMKLFPAKTGSVFLHKHVGSATSAMASDVSNVVFAGLSVNENSEKEIPKMDARFAEVLVRRWQNVKSQALGPNHSFETLPKVLDGNMLKVWTDRAREIAERSWYWEYTLLNVIIDSVTVSLDGKRATVEATLEETANLTDVNQPEHNDSYSRTYTTRYEMSYSESAWKITEGAVLQS from the exons ATGGAAGCCCTCACACATTTGGGCTACAACCTCTGCTACCCCACTCTCCGACCTCCTCATATCTCCTCCTCCAAGAAAGACTTCCTCCACCGATCCACCACCACCAGCGCCGCTACTAATTCCAGTGCGTCGACATCATTTCCCGGCAGTAAATGGGCTGACCGCCTTCTCTCCGACTTTCAATTCTTGCCCATTTCCACTTCTGACTCCTCCACTTCCTCTTCCACCTTTACGTCTAttcctccctctctctctcctcctgacCGCCATATCTCCATCCCCCTCAATTTCTACCAG GTGTTGGGAGCTGAGGCACATTTTTTGGGAGATGGGATAAGGAGAGCTTATGAGGGTAGGGTTTCGAAGCCCCCACAATATGGTTTCACCCAAGATGCTCTTATCGCTCGAAGACAAATCCTTCAAGCTGCTTGTGACACCCTTTCTAATCCCAATGCTAGAAGGGACTATAATTTGGGTCTTTCTGATGCATTTGAAGAGACCACCCTCTTTGATGTCCCTTTTGACAAG GTGCCAGGTGCATTGTGTGTGTTGCAAGAGGCTGGAGAGCCTGAACTGGTCCTTAGGATTGGAGATGCATTGTTGAAAGAAAGACTACCCAAACCCTTCAAACATGATATTGTGTTGGCAATGGCCCTTGCCTTTATTGACTTCTCGAGGGATGCAATGTCATTGTCCCCTCCTGATTATGTTTTTGGCTGTGAGGCTCTGGAACGTGCTCTAAGACTATTGCAG GAGGAAGGTTCAAGTAGTCTAGCACGAGATTTACAAGCAGAGATTGATGAGACATTGGAGGAGCTTAAACCCCGTTATGTTTTGGAGCTTTTGGCTTTGCCTCTCAGTGATGAATTTCGGAAGAAAAGAGATGAAGGCCTTCACGGTGTGCGCAATATATTATGGTCTGTTGGAGGAGGTGGTGCTGCAGCTATAGCTGGAGGTTTCACTCGTGAGGATTTCATGAATGAAGCCTTTCTGCATATGACAGCAGCTGAGCAG GTTGATCTTTTCACTGCCACGCCAAAAAATATTCCAGCTGAAAGCTCTGAAGCTTATGGAGTAGCTCTTGCAATTGTTGCTCAAGCTTTCATTAGCAAGAAGCCTCATCTTATTCAAGATGCTGACGGCTTGTTTCGACAGCTTCAGCAAACCAAATTGGTGCCTATAGGAGATTCAATCTCTTTATATCCTGCTCAAGAAAATCGTGAGAAAGATTTCGCATTGGAGAGGGGCCTTTGTTCTGTATTGGTTGGGGATCTTGATCAGTGTCGGAATTGGCTGGGTCTGGACAATGAAAACTCACCCTTGAGAGATCCATCAGTTGTGGAGTTTGTTCTGGAAAACTCAAGGGATGATGAGGATAACGATATGCTCCCAGGACTCTGTAAACTGTTGGAAACCTGGCTCATGGAGGTGGTTTTCACCAGATTTAGAGAGACACAAAGTGTTCAGTTCAGACTAGGGGATTATTATGATGATCCTATTGTTCTGAGGTATTTAGAGCGGCTGGAGGGAGGAAGTGGTTCCTCATTAGCTGCTGCAGCAGCCATAGTAAGGATTGGAGCTGGAGCTTCTGCAGTAATTGATAACGTCACAACTAGTGTCATACAGGCATTACAGAAGGTATTTCCTCCTAGCTATGGAGAAGAACATATAACACGCCAAGAAGATGTTGCGGTTAATGGCTTTGGAAATGAGGATATTGTGGCGGGGCTTGAATTTGATAATACATCAAATTACGCTGAGTTAGCAAGTAAAAATATTGCTGAAGAAATTTATGAACAAGAACAGATTACTGAGAAAATCAAAGATGTAGGTGTGAAGGTTTTGTGTGCTGGAGTGGTGATTGGGTTGACGACTTTGGCGGGTATGAAACTCTTTCCTGCTAAAACTGGGTCTGTTTTTCTGCACAAGCATGTTGGTTCAGCAACTTCAGCTATGGCTTCTGATGTCTCCAATGTGG TATTTGCAGGGCTTTCAGTAAATGAAAATAGTGAAAAGGAAATACCGAAAATGGATGCAAGATTTGCAGAAGTTCTGGTTAGAAGATGGCAGAATGTTAAATCGCAGGCATTGGGACCAAATCATAGCTTTGAGACGTTGCCAAAG GTATTGGATGGCAACATGCTCAAAGTATGGACAGATCGTGCAAGGGAAATTGCAGAGCGTAGTTGGTATTGGGAATACACTCTATTGAATGTGATTATCGATAGTGTGACAGTATCCCTTGATGGTAAACGTGCTACTGTAGAAGCAACTCTTGAAGAGACGGCGAACTTAACTGATGTTAACCAACCTGAGCACAATGATTCTTACAGCAGAACTTACACAACAAGATATGAGATGTCTTATTCCGAGTCTGCATGGAAGATCACTGAGGGCGCTGTCCTCCAATCTTAA
- the LOC110788641 gene encoding protein ACCUMULATION AND REPLICATION OF CHLOROPLASTS 6, chloroplastic isoform X2, whose translation MEALTHLGYNLCYPTLRPPHISSSKKDFLHRSTTTSAATNSSASTSFPGSKWADRLLSDFQFLPISTSDSSTSSSTFTSIPPSLSPPDRHISIPLNFYQVLGAEAHFLGDGIRRAYEGRVSKPPQYGFTQDALIARRQILQAACDTLSNPNARRDYNLGLSDAFEETTLFDVPFDKVPGALCVLQEAGEPELVLRIGDALLKERLPKPFKHDIVLAMALAFIDFSRDAMSLSPPDYVFGCEALERALRLLQEEGSSSLARDLQAEIDETLEELKPRYVLELLALPLSDEFRKKRDEGLHGVRNILWSVGGGGAAAIAGGFTREDFMNEAFLHMTAAEQVDLFTATPKNIPAESSEAYGVALAIVAQAFISKKPHLIQDADGLFRQLQQTKLVPIGDSISLYPAQENREKDFALERGLCSVLVGDLDQCRNWLGLDNENSPLRDPSVVEFVLENSRDDEDNDMLPGLCKLLETWLMEVVFTRFRETQSVQFRLGDYYDDPIVLRYLERLEGGSGSSLAAAAAIVRIGAGASAVIDNVTTSVIQALQKVFPPSYGEEHITRQEDVAVNGFGNEDIVAGLEFDNTSNYAELASKNIAEEIYEQEQITEKIKDVGVKVLCAGVVIGLTTLAGMKLFPAKTGSVFLHKHVGSATSAMASDVSNVGLSVNENSEKEIPKMDARFAEVLVRRWQNVKSQALGPNHSFETLPKVLDGNMLKVWTDRAREIAERSWYWEYTLLNVIIDSVTVSLDGKRATVEATLEETANLTDVNQPEHNDSYSRTYTTRYEMSYSESAWKITEGAVLQS comes from the exons ATGGAAGCCCTCACACATTTGGGCTACAACCTCTGCTACCCCACTCTCCGACCTCCTCATATCTCCTCCTCCAAGAAAGACTTCCTCCACCGATCCACCACCACCAGCGCCGCTACTAATTCCAGTGCGTCGACATCATTTCCCGGCAGTAAATGGGCTGACCGCCTTCTCTCCGACTTTCAATTCTTGCCCATTTCCACTTCTGACTCCTCCACTTCCTCTTCCACCTTTACGTCTAttcctccctctctctctcctcctgacCGCCATATCTCCATCCCCCTCAATTTCTACCAG GTGTTGGGAGCTGAGGCACATTTTTTGGGAGATGGGATAAGGAGAGCTTATGAGGGTAGGGTTTCGAAGCCCCCACAATATGGTTTCACCCAAGATGCTCTTATCGCTCGAAGACAAATCCTTCAAGCTGCTTGTGACACCCTTTCTAATCCCAATGCTAGAAGGGACTATAATTTGGGTCTTTCTGATGCATTTGAAGAGACCACCCTCTTTGATGTCCCTTTTGACAAG GTGCCAGGTGCATTGTGTGTGTTGCAAGAGGCTGGAGAGCCTGAACTGGTCCTTAGGATTGGAGATGCATTGTTGAAAGAAAGACTACCCAAACCCTTCAAACATGATATTGTGTTGGCAATGGCCCTTGCCTTTATTGACTTCTCGAGGGATGCAATGTCATTGTCCCCTCCTGATTATGTTTTTGGCTGTGAGGCTCTGGAACGTGCTCTAAGACTATTGCAG GAGGAAGGTTCAAGTAGTCTAGCACGAGATTTACAAGCAGAGATTGATGAGACATTGGAGGAGCTTAAACCCCGTTATGTTTTGGAGCTTTTGGCTTTGCCTCTCAGTGATGAATTTCGGAAGAAAAGAGATGAAGGCCTTCACGGTGTGCGCAATATATTATGGTCTGTTGGAGGAGGTGGTGCTGCAGCTATAGCTGGAGGTTTCACTCGTGAGGATTTCATGAATGAAGCCTTTCTGCATATGACAGCAGCTGAGCAG GTTGATCTTTTCACTGCCACGCCAAAAAATATTCCAGCTGAAAGCTCTGAAGCTTATGGAGTAGCTCTTGCAATTGTTGCTCAAGCTTTCATTAGCAAGAAGCCTCATCTTATTCAAGATGCTGACGGCTTGTTTCGACAGCTTCAGCAAACCAAATTGGTGCCTATAGGAGATTCAATCTCTTTATATCCTGCTCAAGAAAATCGTGAGAAAGATTTCGCATTGGAGAGGGGCCTTTGTTCTGTATTGGTTGGGGATCTTGATCAGTGTCGGAATTGGCTGGGTCTGGACAATGAAAACTCACCCTTGAGAGATCCATCAGTTGTGGAGTTTGTTCTGGAAAACTCAAGGGATGATGAGGATAACGATATGCTCCCAGGACTCTGTAAACTGTTGGAAACCTGGCTCATGGAGGTGGTTTTCACCAGATTTAGAGAGACACAAAGTGTTCAGTTCAGACTAGGGGATTATTATGATGATCCTATTGTTCTGAGGTATTTAGAGCGGCTGGAGGGAGGAAGTGGTTCCTCATTAGCTGCTGCAGCAGCCATAGTAAGGATTGGAGCTGGAGCTTCTGCAGTAATTGATAACGTCACAACTAGTGTCATACAGGCATTACAGAAGGTATTTCCTCCTAGCTATGGAGAAGAACATATAACACGCCAAGAAGATGTTGCGGTTAATGGCTTTGGAAATGAGGATATTGTGGCGGGGCTTGAATTTGATAATACATCAAATTACGCTGAGTTAGCAAGTAAAAATATTGCTGAAGAAATTTATGAACAAGAACAGATTACTGAGAAAATCAAAGATGTAGGTGTGAAGGTTTTGTGTGCTGGAGTGGTGATTGGGTTGACGACTTTGGCGGGTATGAAACTCTTTCCTGCTAAAACTGGGTCTGTTTTTCTGCACAAGCATGTTGGTTCAGCAACTTCAGCTATGGCTTCTGATGTCTCCAATGTGG GGCTTTCAGTAAATGAAAATAGTGAAAAGGAAATACCGAAAATGGATGCAAGATTTGCAGAAGTTCTGGTTAGAAGATGGCAGAATGTTAAATCGCAGGCATTGGGACCAAATCATAGCTTTGAGACGTTGCCAAAG GTATTGGATGGCAACATGCTCAAAGTATGGACAGATCGTGCAAGGGAAATTGCAGAGCGTAGTTGGTATTGGGAATACACTCTATTGAATGTGATTATCGATAGTGTGACAGTATCCCTTGATGGTAAACGTGCTACTGTAGAAGCAACTCTTGAAGAGACGGCGAACTTAACTGATGTTAACCAACCTGAGCACAATGATTCTTACAGCAGAACTTACACAACAAGATATGAGATGTCTTATTCCGAGTCTGCATGGAAGATCACTGAGGGCGCTGTCCTCCAATCTTAA